One genomic region from Actinocatenispora thailandica encodes:
- a CDS encoding DUF881 domain-containing protein, with amino-acid sequence MSDAVEPPKGEPSGPGPTGKTWGKAFGADLLARLYETSLEPGYAAAAEKRRREGPQRPSARRLGKAGTAAMALLFGVLVAVTYRHAVAAEPESHRTHDQLVGAVKSQRAETDALQRRADRLREQVSNQRDQALSLAGGDEAARLHALEAANGLDRVRGPGLTVTLTDAPPPKDPVTGKESSENLGRVLDVDIQEVVNELWRDGAEAVAIDGQRLGATSTIRTAGEAILVDFRPVSSPYKITVIGPGSMGDRFGSSATDARYEGFVKRYQMGFSVQRSARLTLPAAADQQLRYAHPVRPGASVSPSTSASGSGGGR; translated from the coding sequence GTGAGCGACGCGGTGGAGCCGCCGAAGGGCGAACCGTCCGGGCCGGGCCCGACCGGCAAGACGTGGGGCAAGGCGTTCGGTGCCGACCTGCTCGCCCGGCTGTACGAGACCTCGCTGGAGCCGGGTTATGCGGCGGCGGCGGAGAAGCGGCGCCGGGAGGGGCCGCAGCGTCCGTCGGCGCGACGGCTGGGCAAGGCCGGTACGGCGGCGATGGCGCTGCTGTTCGGGGTGCTGGTGGCGGTGACCTACCGGCATGCGGTGGCCGCGGAGCCGGAGTCGCATCGCACCCACGACCAGCTCGTTGGTGCGGTGAAGAGCCAGCGCGCGGAGACGGATGCGTTGCAGCGGCGGGCGGATCGGCTGCGGGAGCAGGTGTCGAACCAGCGCGACCAGGCGCTGTCGCTGGCCGGTGGCGACGAGGCCGCCCGGTTGCACGCCTTGGAGGCGGCGAACGGCCTGGACCGGGTGCGGGGGCCGGGGCTGACGGTGACGTTGACCGATGCGCCGCCGCCGAAGGATCCGGTGACCGGCAAGGAGAGTTCGGAGAACCTGGGTCGGGTGCTGGATGTGGACATCCAGGAGGTGGTGAACGAGCTGTGGCGCGATGGGGCGGAGGCGGTGGCCATCGACGGGCAGCGGTTGGGTGCCACCTCGACGATCCGCACCGCGGGGGAGGCGATTCTGGTGGACTTCCGACCGGTGAGCAGCCCGTACAAGATCACGGTGATCGGGCCGGGGTCGATGGGTGACCGGTTCGGGTCGTCGGCGACGGATGCGCGGTACGAGGGGTTCGTGAAGCGGTATCAGATGGGGTTCTCGGTGCAGCGCTCGGCGCGGTTGACCCTGCCGGCGGCGGCCGACCAGCAGTTGCGGTACGCGCATCCGGTGCGCCCGGGTGCTTCGGTGTCGCCGTCGACGTCGGCGTCGGGTTCCGGGGGTGGCCGATGA
- a CDS encoding small basic family protein: MIALVALVIGVVVGFALEPTVPTGLQAYLPIAVVAALDAVTGGVRAWLRKEFNDKQFVISFVSNVLVAALMVYLGDKLGVGAQLSTGVVVVLGMRIFANVAAIRQTLFKA, from the coding sequence ATGATCGCGTTGGTCGCGCTGGTGATCGGGGTGGTCGTCGGGTTCGCGCTGGAGCCGACGGTGCCGACCGGGCTGCAAGCGTACCTGCCGATCGCGGTGGTGGCGGCGCTGGACGCGGTCACCGGCGGGGTGCGGGCGTGGCTGCGCAAGGAGTTCAACGACAAGCAGTTCGTCATCTCGTTCGTGTCGAACGTGCTGGTGGCGGCGCTGATGGTGTACCTGGGTGACAAGTTGGGCGTGGGCGCGCAGTTGTCGACGGGTGTGGTGGTGGTGTTGGGGATGCGCATCTTCGCGAACGTGGCGGCGATCCGGCAGACGTTGTTCAAGGCGTGA
- a CDS encoding DUF881 domain-containing protein, producing the protein MAKHEEPIDPDAEPAEVGRRPEAGRPSPSAGSSDRPEDPADPEAGATPEGNAGDAAESGAEGPMRAEAGDDGPAGGAAVRAGGAEELPSVRWWTHRLPRRSAALIGVLVALLGFALAVQVNSNDSDQALAGARQEDLVRILDTLDSRKERLQQEIASLNSQRQQISSTEQGRAEALKEARQRADDLGILAGTLPAEGPGLSVVFAAGKDGVGASVLLDAVEELRGAGAEAMQVAGSSGAGVRIVASTSFVDASGGAVAVDGNRLSAPLTLSVIGDGSTMQAALNIPGGVVDTVRQAGGRVSVRQPSVVRVSVTRSAAAPRYARPVS; encoded by the coding sequence ATGGCCAAGCACGAGGAACCGATCGATCCCGACGCGGAGCCCGCGGAGGTCGGGCGCCGGCCGGAGGCGGGGCGCCCGTCGCCGTCTGCCGGGTCCTCCGACCGTCCGGAGGACCCGGCGGACCCGGAGGCGGGCGCGACCCCGGAAGGCAACGCTGGGGACGCGGCGGAGTCCGGGGCCGAGGGGCCCATGCGGGCCGAGGCCGGGGACGACGGGCCGGCCGGCGGTGCCGCGGTGCGGGCGGGTGGTGCGGAGGAGTTGCCGTCGGTGCGGTGGTGGACGCACCGGTTGCCGCGCCGGTCGGCGGCGTTGATCGGGGTGCTGGTGGCGTTGCTGGGGTTCGCGCTGGCGGTGCAGGTCAACAGCAACGATTCCGATCAGGCGCTGGCGGGGGCGCGGCAGGAGGATCTGGTACGGATCTTGGACACGCTGGATTCGCGCAAGGAGCGGTTGCAGCAGGAGATCGCGTCGTTGAACTCGCAGCGGCAGCAGATCTCGTCCACCGAGCAGGGCCGGGCGGAGGCGTTGAAGGAGGCCCGGCAGCGCGCGGATGATCTGGGCATTCTAGCCGGTACGTTGCCGGCGGAGGGGCCGGGGTTGTCGGTGGTGTTCGCCGCCGGCAAGGACGGCGTGGGGGCGAGCGTGCTGCTGGATGCGGTGGAGGAGTTGCGGGGGGCCGGCGCGGAGGCGATGCAGGTGGCGGGGTCGTCCGGTGCCGGGGTGCGGATCGTGGCGTCGACGTCGTTCGTGGATGCCTCGGGTGGTGCGGTGGCGGTGGACGGGAACCGGTTGTCGGCGCCGTTGACGTTGTCGGTGATCGGGGACGGTTCGACGATGCAGGCGGCGTTGAACATCCCTGGCGGGGTGGTGGACACGGTGCGGCAGGCGGGTGGTCGGGTGAGCGTGCGGCAGCCGTCGGTGGTGCGAGTGTCGGTGACCCGGTCGGCGGCTGCGCCGCGGTATGCCCGCCCGGTGTCGTAG